TCGCGGTGTATCCCTTCTCAACCATGCGGTTGACGAAGTTCGCGTGCTTGTCCTGATCCTCGCGAGAGGATTTGGCGTTGAACGAGATCACGGGCAACAGGTCTTCGGTGGTGGAGAACATGCGCTTCTCGATCACCATGCGCAGCTTCTCGTAGCTGGTCCACGCGGGGTTCTTGCCCGCGTTGTTGGCCCGCGCGCGCAGCACGAAGTTGACGATCTCGTTGCGGAAGTCCTTGGGGTTGGATATCCCCGCGGGCTTCTCGACTTTCTCAAGCTCGTCGTTCAACGCATTGCGATCGAGAATCTCGCCGGTATTCGGGTCGCGATATTCCTGGTCCTGGATCCACAGGTCGGCAAACACCACATAGCGATCGAAGATGTTCTGGCCATACTCGGAGTACGACTCCAGGTAAGCGGTCTGGATCTCCTTGCCGATGAACTCCACGAACGGTGCGGTCAGATACTCCTTGATGTACGACCGCAGCTTGGCTTCCTGCTCCGGCGGGAACTGCTCGCGCTCGATCTGTTGCTCGAGCACATAGAGCAGGTGCACCGGATTGGCGGCCACCTCGGTATTGTCGAAGTTGAAGACCTTGGACAACACCTTGAAGGCGAAACGCGTGGACAAGCCGTTCATGCCTTCGTCGATGCCGGCGTAGTCGCGATACTCCTGGTACGACTTGGCCTTGGGGTCGACATCCTTCAGGCTCTCGCCGTCATAGACGCGCATCTTGGAGAAGATGTTTGAGTTCTCCGGCTCCTTGATGCGGGTGAGCACGGCGAACTGTCCCATCATCTTCAAGGTGTTGGGCGCGCACGGCGCGGCCGACAGCGAACTGCTGCGCAACAGCTTGTCGTAAATCTTCACCTCCTCGGACACGCGCAGGCAGTACGGCACCTTGACGATGTAGATCCGGTCGAGGAAAGCCTCGTTGTTCTTGTCGGCCTTGAAGGTTGTCCACTCGGCTTCGTTCGAGTGCGCCAGGATGACGCCGTCGAAGGGGATCGCGCCGAAGCCTTCGGTGCCCTTGTAGTTGCCCTCCTGGGTGGCGGTCAGCAGCGGGTGCAGCACCTTGATCGGGGCCTTGAACATTTCCACGAACTCGAGCAGCCCGCGGTTGGCCAGGCACAGCCCGCCGGAATACGAGTACGCGTCCGGATCGTCCTGCGGGAAATCCTCCAGCTTGCGGATATCGACCTTGCCCACCAGCGACGAAATGTCCTGGTTGTTCTCGTCGCCCGGCTCCGTCTTGGAGATCGCGATCTGCGACAGCACCGAGGGGCGCAGCTTGACCACGCGGAAGCGCGTGATGTCGCCGTTGAACTCGTGCAGGCGCTTGACCGCCCAGGGCGAGGCGATGGTGTTGAGATAGCGCACCGGAATGCCGTAGTCCTCTTCCAGGATCTTGCCGTCTTCCTCGGGGGAGAACAGCCCGAGCGGCGATTCATGGATGGGCGAACCCTTCAATGCGTAGATGGGAACCTGCTCCATCAGCGCCTTGAGTTTTTCCGCCAGCGAGGACTTGCCGCCTCCGGGAGGCCCGAGCAGGTAGAGGATCTGCTTGCGCTCCTCGAGTCCCTGCGCGGCGTGCTTGAAGAAGGCGACGATCTGCTCGATCGTGTCTTCCATGCCGTAGAACTCGCGGAAGGCCGGATAGATCCTGATGACCTTGTTGAAGAACAGGCGGGACAGCCGAGGGTCGTGGTGGGTATCCACCAGTTCAGGCTGACCAATGGCGGCGAGCATGCGCTCGGCCGCGGTCGCATACGCGGAAGGATCCTTCTTGCAGATATCCAGATACTCCTGGATGCTGTATTCCTCTTCCTTGCGAGCTTCGAAGCGTGTGGCGTAGTGGCCGAAAATGTCCATACCTCACTCCCGTCAGAGTCCCGTCCGAGGCGAAGGTAGATCTACTACAACCTAAGATCTCGCGGCAGCTTTTGCGGCTCCGCCACCCCGGCTTGGCGGTGCTGCCATGTTGCGAAATCTTTACTTCATCATAGTCAAATAACGGCGAAGGCTGAGAGTCGGTTGACGAACTTTTCGACTGCGTTTGCAACGGCGCAACGGATCAGATCGGCTCACCGTACCACCACTCCAGGCCCCACTCGCGACGGGCATTTGAACCATGTCTTGTGACACACATTACACCTTTCCGTTATTCCGTGCACAGCTGCTTTTGTAACGGAATACGCGCGCTTCCCCTCGCAACCCGCGCTGCGCGGGGCTTTGCGGCCGGCCTACTTCCAACGCACTACGACGTTGGCATGAGCGGCCAATCGCGCAGCCCCGCGCACGCCATCACAGCGTGCGCGCCACCAGCTCCTTCATGATTTCGTTGGAGCCGCCATAAATCTTGCTGACCCGCGCGTTCGCGTACATGCGCGCGATCGGGTATTCGAGCATATAGCCGTACCCGCCATGCAGTTGCAGGCATTCGTCGATGATTTCGCAGTTCTTCTGCGAGCACCACCACTTGGCCATGGCCGCGGTAGGCGCATCGAGCTCGCCCCTCAGCAAGCGCACCATGCAATCATCGACGAACGTGGCGGCGATGGTCGCCTCGGTCTTGCACTCCGCCAGCTTGAAGCGCGTGTTCTGCATATCGATCAGCGGTTTTCCAAACACCTGCCGCTCGCGCACGTAGTCGGTGGTGAGCTCGATCGCGCGCTGCATGCTCGCCACCGCACCAAGCGCGATGATCATGCGCTCCTGCGGCAGTTGCTGCATCAGTTGATAGAAACCCTTGCCCTCCTCGTCGCCCAGCAGGTTCTCCACCGGCACGCACACGTCGTCGAAGAACAACTCGGCGGTGTCCTGGCCTTTCTGCCCGATTTTTTCCAGAATGCGGCCGCGCCTGAAGCCAGGCTGGTCCCGGGTCTCGACCATGATGAGCGAGACCCCTTTCGCGCCGGCATCGGGATCGGTCTTGGCCACCACGCAAACGAGATCGGCATGGTAGCCATTGGTGATGAAGGTTTTTGCACCGTTGATGCGATAGATGTCTCCGTTCTGGGTCTTCTCACGCACCGCTCGGGTGCGTACCGACTTGAGATCCGAGCCCGCGCCGGGCTCCGACATGGCAATGGCGGCCACCATGGCGCCTGAAGCCATCTGCGGAAGCCATTTGCGCTTCTGCGCCTCGGTACCGTAGTTGAGCAAGTAATGGGCCACGATGCCGCTGTGCACGCCATTGCCCAGGCTGGTGGCGATGGCGCGTGCCATTTCGTTACAGATTACAGCCTCGTGGGCAAAGTTCCCGCCGCCGCCGCCGTACTCCTCGGGAATGCTGGCGCACAGCAGGCCAACCTCGCCGGCGCGGTTCCAGACTTCGCGGTCGATGTAGCCGCGCTCGGCCCAGCGCGCCTCGTTCGGCACCAGCTCGCGCTCCACGAAGCGGCGTACGGTGTCCTGGAACATGACCAGGTCTTCGCTCATCCAGGGCACCTTGCGGGCGGCCATCGCCATGTTCTTGTCGGAATTTCCCATGTTGTTCTCTCCTTGATGGTTGCCGGTGTTGCGGGTGATGCCGGTGTTGCGTTGCAGTACCACGCGCTTGTCGTTGTGTGGTTTTGTGGTTGTGGGGTTATTCAGTCGGGCCAGCGATAGCGCGGCGGCTGCTTTTCCAGGAAACGCGTGGCGGCCTGCTGGCGGTACGCGGTGGCGAAAGCGATACCCTGGCCGTCCGCCTCCATCTCCAGCATGCTGTGCAGGTCCTGGTTCAGCGAGGCATTGAGCGCCTTTTTGGTCAGCGCAACCGCCACCGGCGAGGCTTCGGTGAAGGCCGAGGCAAGCGCCAGCGCGCGCGCCTGCAGCGCCTCCGGCGCCACGATTTCCATCACGATGCCTTGCTCCAGCGCCGCCGTGGCGCTCAGTTCACGCATCGAGAACATCAGCGCCTTGGCGCGCTGCAGGCCGATCATGCGCGGCAGCGTGTAGAACACGCCGCAATCCGGGATCAGGCCCAGGCGCAGGAAAGGCAGGCCAAAGCGCGCGCGCGGCGTGGCCAGGATGATGTCGGCCACCAATGCCAGGCTGAAGCCGGCGCCATAGGCCGCGCCGTCCACCGCCGCGATCACGGGACGGTCGAGGTGAATCAGGTCTTCCAGCCACGGATGGATCGCAGCCAGGCGCTGGCGGCCCTGCTCAGCGCTGATTTCGCCCTGCATCGAGCTAATGTCGCCGCCGGAACAGAAATCGGTGCCCGCGCCGGTGAGGATCAGCGCGCGCACGCTGGTGTCCTGGCGCAACTGGTGCACGACCTCGCCGATCTCGCGGCGCATGGTGCCGTTCAGCGCGTTCTTGCGCTTCGGGAAGTCGAGCGTGAGGGTGGCAACCCCGTCGGCAACGGCGTAGCGAATGGTCTCCATGGTGAACTCCTCTGGGTAGTCTCGGTGAATAGATGCAGCATCAGTCATAAAATCGGCGCTTCAGTCGAGCTGGATGTTGGCGTCGCGGACGATGCGCGCCCACTTGGGCGTGTCCGTCGTGATCACCGCGGCCAGTTCTTCCGGGGACGAGCCCACCGGCTGCAACCCCATCGCCACCAGCTTTTGCGAGATGTCCGGGAGCCGCACAATGCGGGCGATCTCGGTGGAGAGCCGGGTAACCACGTCGCGCGGCGTATTGGCGGGCAGGAACATCGAGAACCAGCCGTTCGGCTCAAACCCGGAGAAGCCGGCCTGGGCGAAAGTCGGCACCGAGGGAATCGATTTGTAGCGCTGGGTGCCCGTGATGGCGAGGATCTTGAACTTGCCGCTATTCAGGTAGCTATTGGCCGAGGTCACATCGACAAACGCCGAATCCACCTGTCCGCCCAGCACGTCGCTCATCAGCGGCGCGGCGCCTTTGTATGGAATGTGTGCAAGGTCCACATGCGCCTGCATCTTGAGCAGCTCGCCATGCAGATGCGAGGAGGTGCCGTTGCCGTAGGAGCCGTAGCTGAGCTTGCCGGCCTTGGCCAGGGCCACGAACTCGGCGAGCGTGGTGGCCGGCACCCGGTTGGGCACCACGAACAGGTCGGAGGACCTGGCCAGCAGTGAAACCGGCGCGAAATCGCGGGCCACGTCGTACGGGATGCGCTTGTACAGGCTGGGCGACTGGATCATGGCGGTGATGCCGAGCAGCATCGTGTAGCCGTCGGGCGGGGCCTTGGCCACGATGTCGTTGCCGAGCATGCCGCTGGCGCCGGGCTTGTTGTCAACCACCACCGGCTGGCCCCAGGCCTCGGTCAGGCGCTGGCCGATCATGCGCGCGATGGTATCGGTGCCGCCGCCGGCGGGATACGGCACCACCATGCGGATGGGCCGCGCCGGATAGGCGCCCTGCGCCTGCGCGGGCCACTGCCATCCGCCCAGCAACGCACCGCCCCCCAGCACTGCCGCCTGGCCCAGCCAGTTGCGTCTCGATGTCTTCATGATGTCTCCCATCGTTCTCGTTGTTCTCGTTGCTCTCGCTGTTCTGGTTCAGGCCACGCTGCCGGCGGCGGCCGGTTGATCTCCGCCCTGGTCCTGCTCCAGCTCCTGCAGTGCCCGCCACTGGATCTTGCCGGTGGCCGACTTGGGCAACGCATCGACAAAGCTCACAATGCGCGGCACCTTGTAGGCCGCCAGCCGCTCGCGGCACCACGCCATGATCTGCTCGGCGCTGGCCTCGGGCGTGCCGCGCGCGGCCGGCTTGAGCGCCACCACGGCCTTGACGGTCTCGCCGCGGCGCGCGTCGCGCGCGGCGATCACGCAGGCTTCGTGGATGGCGGGATGCCCGTAGAGCAGGTTCTCCACCTCCGCCGGCCAGACCTTGAAGCCGGATGCGTTGATCATGCGTTTGAGCCGGTCGCGCATGAAGAAATAGCCTTCCTCATCCATAAAGCCGAGGTCGCCGGTGCGCAGGAAGCGCTTGCCATCGATCTCGATGAACGATTCCGCGTCGGCCTGCGGGTTGCGCCAGTAGCCGCGCATCACCTGCGCGCCATGGGCCACGATCTCGCCCAGCTCGCCCTGCGGCAGTTCGGCCAGGGTGTGCGGGTCGATCACGCGCGCGTCCACACCGAACGTGGCAATGCCCAGGCATTCGCGCTTGGGCCGGTGGCGCGGATTGGACAGCAGGAAGGCGGCGGTCTCGGTCAGGCCGTACGCCTCCACGTAATGCAGGCCAAAGCGCTCCTGCAGCATGGTGGCCACGGCGTCCGGCATGGCGGCCCCACCGCCGCCCAGGTAGGCAAGGCTGGAGAGGTTGCGCTCGCCGATGCCCGGCTGCGCGAAGAAATCCACCAGCATGGCGGGCGGCGCGCCCCAGGTGGAAACTTGGTAGCGCTCGATCAGGTCTGCTGCTGCCGCGCGATCCCAGCGCGGCAGCAGCACGATGGTGGCGCCCAGGTAAAGCGGCGCGTGGATGCCGTTCTGCATGCCCAGCAGATGGAACATCGGTGCGACCGACAAGCACACGCTCTGCGGGCTGGCGCTGCGCCACAGCTGCGAACCCACCGCGGCGCTCATCAGCGTGCCGTGCGTATGCATGCAGCCCTTGGGATGACCAGTGGTGCCCGAGGTGTAGGCCAGCATGCACAGCGTGTCAAAGCCAGCCTGATGGGCGCGCGGGACATGGCCCGCGGCGTCGGCCTGCGCCCAGGTCGCCAGCGTGGCGCCTGCGGGTGCGCAGGCGGGCAGCGGGGTGCGCTCGCAAAGCCAGGCGGGCACGCTGCCGGTGCCGCCGGCGGCCTCGAGCATGTCCCCGTACTGATGCACGATGATATGCGCCAGCTTGGCGCCATGCAGTGGCGCGATCTGCGGATAAAGCTCCGCCGCGACGAAGGCCGCTACCGCGCCGCTGTCCGCGGCCACGTGTTCGAGCTCCCCGGTCAGCCACATCGGGTTGGCTGGTACGACCACCGCCTCGGCACGCAGGATGGCGTAGTAGGCCACGATGAACTGCGGGCAGTTCTGGCTGAACAGCATCACGCGGTCGCCCGGCGCCACGCCGCAAGCTTGCTGCAGGTAGCCGGCCATGCGCTCGATCTGCGCATGCAGGCTGGCGTAGGAGATGGCCGTATGGAAATACTGGATCGCGGTCTTGTCCGGATAGCGCCGGGCGGCCACCTCGACGTTGTAGGCCAGGCTGGTGCGCGGCACGCACGCCTCGGCAGGCATGCCTGGAGGCCAGTGGGGAGAACGGTAGGCCGGAGCGTGGGTAGCAAAAGCAGCTTGATTCATGAGAAACGCAAAGTGGGAAAATTGCAGGCCACCACTGGCCCGGCGCGCATCAAGGCGGCGTGCATCGGGACAGCGTTAGTCAAGGCGGATGTTGCGGGTGCGGATGACCTTGCCCCAGCGCGCGTAATCGCTGCGCATGGTCTCGGCGAAGGCATCGGGCGTGCTGCCGGCAAGCACCACGCCCATATCGTTCATGCGCGCGCGCACGGCTGGCATGGCCAGCACGCGGTTGACGTCAGAGGAGAACTTTTCGATCACCGGGCGCGGCGCGGCGGCCGGCAGCAACAGCCCGAACCAGCCCATCGAATCCATGCCCGCGATGCCAGACTCGCGAAAGGTCGGCACGTCTGGCAATTGCGGCGCGCGCGCGGGGCCGGTCACCGCCAGCGCGCGCAGGCGGCCGGTTGCCACGTGCGGGCGCGCGCCCATCACCGAGATGATCGCCGCGGGGATCTGCCCGCCGAGCAGGTCGTTCAGTTCCGGTGCCTCGCCCTTGTACGACACGTGGGTCATGTCCAGCCCCGCCGCCTCGTTGAACACTTCGCAGTAGAGATGGCCGCTGGAGCCGGTGCCGTAGGAGCCATAGTTGAACTGCCTTGGCCTGGACTTCACCAGCGCGATGAATTCGGCCAGCGTCGTGGCGGGCACCGAGTTGTGCACCGCGAACACCAGGCTGGTGGTGCCAAGATTGGACACCGGGGCAAAATCGCGCACCGGATCGAACGGCGCCTTGGCGTAGAGGCTGGGGGCCTGGACCAGCGTGGTGATGGTAAGCAGCGCGGTATGGCCGTCGGCATCGGCCTTGGCCACGGCGTCGGCGCCGATCATGCCGCTGGCGCCCGGGCGGTTTTCCACCACGATGGGGCGCTGCCACATCTTGCCGAGCGGCTCGGCAATCGCGCGTGCCAGCACATCGGTGGCGCCGCCCGCGGGGTAGGGCACCACCAGCCGCACGGGCTTGGCCGGGAAAGCGTCGGCACGCGCCGGGCTCAGCCCCAGGCCCAGGCCGCCGGCGGCGAGGGCGCCGGCTCCGATCTGCTGCAATGCCTTGCGGCGCGTGTGCTGCATCGCTGCTCCTGAATCCGCCCCGAACGGGCACGAGAGAGTTGGGAAATGCTGCGGGCTCAGTCGAGCCGGATATTGAGCTTGCGGATCACGCCGTTCCAGTAAGCCTGGTCGGCGCGCGCCACCTCGGCAAACTCCATCGGCCGGGTGCCTTTCACGATCACTCCAAGGTCGGTCATGCGCTGCCGGATATCGGGTGTGGCCAGGATGGCGTTCACGTCCGCAGAAACCTTGTCCACGATCGGCCGGGGCGTGCCGGCCGGGGCAAACAGGCCGAACCAGCCGGGCCCGTCCAGGCCGCTGTAGCCCAGCTCCTGGAAGGTCGGCACCTCGGGCAGCATGGGCGCCCGGGTGTTGCCCACCACCGCCAGCGCGCGCAGGCGGCCGGTGCGCACATGCGGCTTGATCCCCATCACGGAGATGGTGCCCACCGACACCTGGCCGCCCAGCAGGTCGTTGAGCAACGGCGCCTCGCCTTTGTAGGGGACATGGATCATGTCGACCCCGGCGGCGCCGGTAAACACTTCCATATAGAGGTGCGCGCCGCTGCCGGTGCCGTAGGTGCCGTACGAATACCCTTTCGGCTTGCCCTTCGCCATCTGCACCACCTCGGCGAGGCTGCCGGGCATGGACGAATTGGCGGCCACCACCAGGTGCGAAGTCGCCAGCTCCGACAGCGCGACCAGGTCGCGCATCGGGTCGAAAGGCGGCTTTGCATACTGGCTGGGCAACTGCACCACGCTGGTCAGCGTGAGCAGCAAGGTGTAGCCATCCGCAGGCGCCTTGGCCACCGTATCGGCACCGATCATGCCGCTGGCGCCCGGGCGGTTTTCCACCACCACAGTGCGCTGCCACTGCTGGCCAAGCGGCGCGGCAATGGCGCGGGCGAGCACGTCGGTGGCGCCCCCCGCCGGATAAGGCACCACCAGCCGCACCGGCTTGGCGGGGTATCCGGCGGGCACGGCGCCTTGCGCGAGCGCGCTGGCGATCCCGGAGATGCCGCCGCCAGCGGCGAACGAGGCCGCGCCAAGCCGTAACAGGGTCCTGCGACGTCCTATCTGCATCCTGCTTCTCCCCACGTGAACCGCCACGCCGCGCCCTGCGGGTGCGCAGGCCGGCAAGGGATGAGATTGCGCGATGGTGCACTGCGTGGACAATGACCTTTCGGCCCAAAATGATTGGCCGAATCGTTCAGGGAAAAGCCTGCCTTTGGTAAATCCGGATTGTGCTGGGGCGCAGCATCGGGTTAACTGGCGCACATAGCCGGCACAGAACCGGCTGTGGTCCGGCAAGTCTGTGCGTTGCGCTGCGGTGCAGCGAGATGCAGCCCAGGGTAGATCCGGACCGGGACCAGGGAGTCCGTTGAGAACGAGGAGACAATGCAAAGCGCCGCACTCAGGGCATCCGCACCGTCATCGATGGCGGTGCCGCTCAGTTCCCTCCCGCCAGGCACACCGGGCGCCGACGCCGCCCAGCCGCCCACGCGCCACACTATTTCCGTGCTGCAGCTGCACCAGATCGTGCAAGGCGCACGCCGCCTTGGCTGCGACATCGACGCCCTGCTGCGCCGCGCCGCCATTTCGCCCGCGTTGCTGCAGTCGCCCAGCGCGCGCGTGAGCGAGCGCCAGTTTGCCGCGCTGATGCGCTCGATGCGGCGCGTCACACGCGATGAGTTCTGGGGCTTGCTCAGCCGGCCGGTGGCGCCGGGGGTGTTCGCCCAGGCCTGCCAGGCGTTGATCCACTGCGCCACGCTGGAGGACGCCATGCGCGCCGGGCTGAACCTGTATCGCCTGCACCTGGTCGATTTCGTGCCCCGGCTGCAACAGCGCGACGGCCGCGCCACCCTGCTCCTGCTACCTCGCGCGCCCGC
The Cupriavidus basilensis DNA segment above includes these coding regions:
- a CDS encoding Bug family tripartite tricarboxylate transporter substrate binding protein → MQHTRRKALQQIGAGALAAGGLGLGLSPARADAFPAKPVRLVVPYPAGGATDVLARAIAEPLGKMWQRPIVVENRPGASGMIGADAVAKADADGHTALLTITTLVQAPSLYAKAPFDPVRDFAPVSNLGTTSLVFAVHNSVPATTLAEFIALVKSRPRQFNYGSYGTGSSGHLYCEVFNEAAGLDMTHVSYKGEAPELNDLLGGQIPAAIISVMGARPHVATGRLRALAVTGPARAPQLPDVPTFRESGIAGMDSMGWFGLLLPAAAPRPVIEKFSSDVNRVLAMPAVRARMNDMGVVLAGSTPDAFAETMRSDYARWGKVIRTRNIRLD
- a CDS encoding enoyl-CoA hydratase/isomerase family protein, producing METIRYAVADGVATLTLDFPKRKNALNGTMRREIGEVVHQLRQDTSVRALILTGAGTDFCSGGDISSMQGEISAEQGRQRLAAIHPWLEDLIHLDRPVIAAVDGAAYGAGFSLALVADIILATPRARFGLPFLRLGLIPDCGVFYTLPRMIGLQRAKALMFSMRELSATAALEQGIVMEIVAPEALQARALALASAFTEASPVAVALTKKALNASLNQDLHSMLEMEADGQGIAFATAYRQQAATRFLEKQPPRYRWPD
- a CDS encoding acyl-CoA dehydrogenase family protein — its product is MGNSDKNMAMAARKVPWMSEDLVMFQDTVRRFVERELVPNEARWAERGYIDREVWNRAGEVGLLCASIPEEYGGGGGNFAHEAVICNEMARAIATSLGNGVHSGIVAHYLLNYGTEAQKRKWLPQMASGAMVAAIAMSEPGAGSDLKSVRTRAVREKTQNGDIYRINGAKTFITNGYHADLVCVVAKTDPDAGAKGVSLIMVETRDQPGFRRGRILEKIGQKGQDTAELFFDDVCVPVENLLGDEEGKGFYQLMQQLPQERMIIALGAVASMQRAIELTTDYVRERQVFGKPLIDMQNTRFKLAECKTEATIAATFVDDCMVRLLRGELDAPTAAMAKWWCSQKNCEIIDECLQLHGGYGYMLEYPIARMYANARVSKIYGGSNEIMKELVARTL
- a CDS encoding PrkA family serine protein kinase, which codes for MDIFGHYATRFEARKEEEYSIQEYLDICKKDPSAYATAAERMLAAIGQPELVDTHHDPRLSRLFFNKVIRIYPAFREFYGMEDTIEQIVAFFKHAAQGLEERKQILYLLGPPGGGKSSLAEKLKALMEQVPIYALKGSPIHESPLGLFSPEEDGKILEEDYGIPVRYLNTIASPWAVKRLHEFNGDITRFRVVKLRPSVLSQIAISKTEPGDENNQDISSLVGKVDIRKLEDFPQDDPDAYSYSGGLCLANRGLLEFVEMFKAPIKVLHPLLTATQEGNYKGTEGFGAIPFDGVILAHSNEAEWTTFKADKNNEAFLDRIYIVKVPYCLRVSEEVKIYDKLLRSSSLSAAPCAPNTLKMMGQFAVLTRIKEPENSNIFSKMRVYDGESLKDVDPKAKSYQEYRDYAGIDEGMNGLSTRFAFKVLSKVFNFDNTEVAANPVHLLYVLEQQIEREQFPPEQEAKLRSYIKEYLTAPFVEFIGKEIQTAYLESYSEYGQNIFDRYVVFADLWIQDQEYRDPNTGEILDRNALNDELEKVEKPAGISNPKDFRNEIVNFVLRARANNAGKNPAWTSYEKLRMVIEKRMFSTTEDLLPVISFNAKSSREDQDKHANFVNRMVEKGYTAKQVRLLVEWYLRVRKSS
- a CDS encoding tripartite tricarboxylate transporter substrate binding protein — translated: MQIGRRRTLLRLGAASFAAGGGISGIASALAQGAVPAGYPAKPVRLVVPYPAGGATDVLARAIAAPLGQQWQRTVVVENRPGASGMIGADTVAKAPADGYTLLLTLTSVVQLPSQYAKPPFDPMRDLVALSELATSHLVVAANSSMPGSLAEVVQMAKGKPKGYSYGTYGTGSGAHLYMEVFTGAAGVDMIHVPYKGEAPLLNDLLGGQVSVGTISVMGIKPHVRTGRLRALAVVGNTRAPMLPEVPTFQELGYSGLDGPGWFGLFAPAGTPRPIVDKVSADVNAILATPDIRQRMTDLGVIVKGTRPMEFAEVARADQAYWNGVIRKLNIRLD
- a CDS encoding long-chain fatty acid--CoA ligase; its protein translation is MNQAAFATHAPAYRSPHWPPGMPAEACVPRTSLAYNVEVAARRYPDKTAIQYFHTAISYASLHAQIERMAGYLQQACGVAPGDRVMLFSQNCPQFIVAYYAILRAEAVVVPANPMWLTGELEHVAADSGAVAAFVAAELYPQIAPLHGAKLAHIIVHQYGDMLEAAGGTGSVPAWLCERTPLPACAPAGATLATWAQADAAGHVPRAHQAGFDTLCMLAYTSGTTGHPKGCMHTHGTLMSAAVGSQLWRSASPQSVCLSVAPMFHLLGMQNGIHAPLYLGATIVLLPRWDRAAAADLIERYQVSTWGAPPAMLVDFFAQPGIGERNLSSLAYLGGGGAAMPDAVATMLQERFGLHYVEAYGLTETAAFLLSNPRHRPKRECLGIATFGVDARVIDPHTLAELPQGELGEIVAHGAQVMRGYWRNPQADAESFIEIDGKRFLRTGDLGFMDEEGYFFMRDRLKRMINASGFKVWPAEVENLLYGHPAIHEACVIAARDARRGETVKAVVALKPAARGTPEASAEQIMAWCRERLAAYKVPRIVSFVDALPKSATGKIQWRALQELEQDQGGDQPAAAGSVA
- a CDS encoding Bug family tripartite tricarboxylate transporter substrate binding protein; amino-acid sequence: MKTSRRNWLGQAAVLGGGALLGGWQWPAQAQGAYPARPIRMVVPYPAGGGTDTIARMIGQRLTEAWGQPVVVDNKPGASGMLGNDIVAKAPPDGYTMLLGITAMIQSPSLYKRIPYDVARDFAPVSLLARSSDLFVVPNRVPATTLAEFVALAKAGKLSYGSYGNGTSSHLHGELLKMQAHVDLAHIPYKGAAPLMSDVLGGQVDSAFVDVTSANSYLNSGKFKILAITGTQRYKSIPSVPTFAQAGFSGFEPNGWFSMFLPANTPRDVVTRLSTEIARIVRLPDISQKLVAMGLQPVGSSPEELAAVITTDTPKWARIVRDANIQLD